A single window of Vibrio alfacsensis DNA harbors:
- a CDS encoding MSHA biogenesis protein MshK, translating into MVKKLMISIALVVVSGSVFANQDPTAPLGWKQPTAQAQAKPKVKQYRVPTLNSIVCKPNSDCIAILNNRLVEQGAQVNGYRVSRITSEFVTLKRGDRHWKLELFRLNVKK; encoded by the coding sequence GTGGTTAAGAAACTCATGATTTCAATTGCCCTCGTCGTGGTGTCTGGTTCTGTTTTTGCGAATCAAGATCCAACCGCGCCATTAGGGTGGAAACAACCGACTGCTCAAGCGCAAGCTAAGCCTAAAGTGAAGCAGTATCGTGTACCGACGCTCAATAGCATCGTATGCAAACCAAATTCAGATTGTATCGCCATATTGAATAACCGCCTTGTTGAGCAAGGTGCCCAAGTTAATGGGTATCGAGTGTCGCGAATTACCAGTGAATTTGTAACCTTAAAGCGAGGCGACCGTCATTGGAAGCTTGAGCTTTTCCGTTTGAACGTAAAAAAATAA
- the mshL gene encoding pilus (MSHA type) biogenesis protein MshL: MRKLVVGITIASLMGCSMGHRDPVEVKQALNESINEANSRALEEIPSSVEADLMPNLDTNVTSEQGMLKRFRIQANAVEARSFFASLVKGTEYSVAIHPAVQGNITVNLSDVTLDEVLRVVQDMYGYDVVQTGKVIQVYPAGMRTVTIPVDYLQFKRSGRSLTSIVTGSVTSAGKSSSGGSSDDSDSSSSNSDDSSTTSTGGTRIETITESDFWPLLQQSVANLIGSGKGQSVVVTPQAGVITVRAFPDEIREVREFLGVSQERMQRQVILEAKILEVTLSDGYQQGINWSDMTASIGNSGSVVVERAASALPPLDAIGSLLGGQTNVTISDGNFEAVLSFMSTQGDLNVLSSPRITAANNQKSVIKVGTDEYFVTELSSNAGNGENSNAVPEVELTPFFSGISLDVTPQIDDKGNVFLHVHPAVIEVQEEVKQLNLGGEFQNIQLPLAKSSIRESDSVIRAKDGDVVVIGGLMKQQNRELVSKVPFLGDVPALGHLFRNVNNVTEKTELVILLKPTVVGVNSWQKELERSRDLLQEWFPDAQ; the protein is encoded by the coding sequence ATGCGCAAATTAGTTGTAGGAATAACAATTGCTTCTTTAATGGGGTGTTCAATGGGTCACCGTGACCCAGTTGAAGTGAAGCAAGCTCTTAATGAATCTATTAATGAAGCAAACAGTCGAGCACTTGAAGAGATCCCATCTTCCGTCGAAGCCGATCTAATGCCAAACCTTGATACCAATGTCACTTCAGAGCAAGGAATGCTGAAGCGTTTCCGTATTCAAGCGAATGCGGTTGAGGCGCGCAGTTTCTTTGCTTCTTTAGTCAAAGGTACAGAGTACAGTGTTGCCATTCACCCTGCGGTACAAGGAAACATCACGGTTAACCTCTCTGACGTAACCTTGGATGAAGTACTACGCGTTGTGCAAGACATGTATGGCTATGATGTTGTCCAAACAGGCAAAGTGATTCAGGTGTACCCTGCAGGTATGCGCACGGTCACCATTCCAGTGGATTACCTGCAATTCAAACGCTCAGGTCGCTCTTTGACGAGCATCGTAACGGGTTCGGTAACATCGGCGGGTAAATCAAGCTCGGGTGGCAGCTCAGATGATTCAGATTCTTCCAGCTCGAACTCGGATGACAGCTCTACGACCTCGACTGGCGGCACACGCATTGAGACCATTACCGAAAGTGATTTTTGGCCTCTGTTGCAACAATCGGTGGCAAACCTCATTGGTTCAGGCAAAGGTCAAAGTGTGGTTGTGACCCCACAAGCAGGCGTTATCACTGTGCGAGCATTCCCTGATGAAATTCGTGAAGTTCGTGAGTTCTTAGGCGTTTCTCAAGAACGAATGCAGCGTCAAGTGATTCTTGAAGCGAAGATCTTAGAAGTGACCTTGAGTGATGGTTATCAGCAAGGTATCAATTGGTCGGATATGACGGCTTCGATTGGTAACTCTGGCAGTGTTGTTGTGGAGCGTGCCGCAAGCGCATTGCCACCATTGGACGCGATCGGCTCTCTATTGGGTGGGCAAACCAATGTGACGATTTCTGATGGTAACTTTGAAGCGGTTTTGAGCTTTATGTCGACACAAGGTGACTTGAATGTCCTTTCAAGCCCTCGTATTACCGCGGCCAACAATCAAAAATCAGTGATCAAAGTCGGTACGGATGAATACTTCGTGACTGAACTTTCGAGCAATGCCGGGAATGGTGAAAACTCCAATGCGGTACCTGAAGTGGAACTGACGCCGTTTTTCTCTGGTATTTCTCTCGATGTAACTCCGCAAATTGATGACAAGGGAAATGTCTTCCTTCACGTTCATCCAGCGGTTATTGAGGTTCAAGAAGAAGTAAAACAATTGAACCTAGGTGGTGAATTCCAAAACATTCAACTTCCTTTGGCAAAAAGCTCTATCCGTGAGTCAGACTCGGTCATTCGAGCAAAAGATGGTGACGTGGTTGTGATTGGTGGCCTGATGAAGCAGCAAAACCGCGAATTGGTTTCTAAGGTACCATTCCTTGGTGACGTACCAGCGCTAGGGCATTTGTTCCGTAATGTGAACAATGTGACGGAAAAAACCGAATTGGTAATTTTGCTTAAACCGACCGTTGTTGGTGTGAACTCATGGCAGAAAGAGCTAGAACGCTCACGTGATTTACTGCAAGAGTGGTTCCCTGACGCGCAATAA
- a CDS encoding ExeA family protein, whose amino-acid sequence MYLSHFGFRVQPFSLTPNTEMFLGLVPHYEAIQTILAAVQMGEGVIKVTGEVGTGKTMVCRKLIEQIESQVELVYLPNPVLSGEQLQFAVARELGIQEDDPLRIVSLIQDRLIEVHSSGKKTVLIVDEAQALSEQALEILRLFGNLETEQHKLIQLVLFGQPELDERLATHELRQFRQRITFNCHLRPLSLDEGVAYINNRLDKAGNGAHILTIEQKKAIWRSAMGIPRLINQISHKALLSAFNDRCTLLKNHHVYVAMHDTFDARKPKFKTPVFWGWSQS is encoded by the coding sequence ATGTATTTATCGCATTTTGGGTTCCGAGTTCAGCCTTTCTCATTGACCCCAAATACAGAGATGTTTTTGGGGTTGGTGCCGCACTACGAAGCCATTCAGACCATACTTGCTGCTGTGCAGATGGGAGAAGGCGTGATTAAAGTGACGGGGGAAGTCGGCACGGGTAAAACCATGGTGTGCCGTAAGCTTATTGAGCAAATTGAATCCCAAGTTGAGCTTGTCTACCTACCAAACCCTGTTCTTAGCGGCGAGCAATTACAGTTTGCTGTCGCCAGGGAGTTGGGTATTCAAGAAGACGATCCTTTACGTATTGTGTCGTTGATACAGGACCGTTTGATTGAGGTGCACAGTAGCGGGAAAAAAACAGTGCTGATTGTTGATGAAGCTCAAGCGCTATCAGAGCAAGCGTTAGAAATCCTACGTCTGTTTGGCAATTTAGAAACAGAGCAGCATAAGTTGATTCAATTGGTGTTGTTTGGTCAACCTGAGCTCGATGAGCGTTTGGCTACACATGAACTCAGACAGTTTCGTCAACGCATTACTTTCAATTGCCATCTTCGTCCTCTCTCTTTGGATGAGGGGGTGGCTTATATCAACAATCGGTTGGATAAAGCGGGAAATGGCGCTCATATATTGACGATTGAGCAGAAAAAAGCGATTTGGCGTTCAGCAATGGGGATACCTCGGCTGATTAATCAAATCAGTCATAAAGCATTACTTTCTGCATTTAACGATCGCTGCACCCTTTTAAAAAATCATCACGTTTATGTGGCCATGCATGACACCTTTGATGCCCGTAAACCTAAGTTTAAGACCCCTGTATTTTGGGGATGGAGTCAGTCTTGA
- the gspM gene encoding type II secretion system protein GspM gives MNDIWLSLEERFEEMSVREKMLVALCGLVTVVMLLFTLVLEPKLNEVTSNDKQLSNLKLTNQQTEIDILRIQAQLKKDPNAEIDQQISDLLAESQHLSMQLSEIIEHLITPSQMAQLLESVLEKQSGIHLLSLQTLPAEPITEDKEASQYSGYYVHPVRMELTGDYFSIVNYLSKLEGLPSSYYWRSFNYKVEEYPKAKLVLEVYTLGSREEFIGG, from the coding sequence ATGAATGATATTTGGCTTTCTTTAGAAGAACGTTTCGAAGAAATGAGCGTTCGAGAAAAAATGCTGGTGGCGCTTTGTGGCTTGGTAACGGTTGTTATGTTGTTGTTTACGTTGGTATTGGAACCGAAATTAAATGAGGTAACCAGTAACGATAAGCAATTGAGTAACTTAAAGCTCACGAACCAACAGACAGAAATTGATATTTTGCGTATTCAAGCGCAGTTGAAAAAAGATCCTAATGCGGAAATTGATCAACAAATCTCTGATCTGTTGGCGGAAAGTCAGCACCTTTCTATGCAATTGTCAGAGATCATTGAGCACTTAATTACACCATCTCAAATGGCTCAATTACTCGAAAGTGTATTGGAAAAACAAAGCGGTATTCATTTGCTGTCATTGCAGACATTACCTGCTGAACCGATCACGGAAGATAAAGAAGCTTCTCAATATTCAGGCTACTACGTTCATCCGGTTCGAATGGAGTTGACGGGCGATTATTTTTCTATCGTCAATTACCTAAGCAAGTTAGAGGGTTTACCTTCGAGTTACTACTGGCGCAGCTTCAATTACAAAGTGGAAGAATATCCAAAAGCGAAGTTGGTACTGGAAGTTTACACATTAGGTTCAAGAGAGGAGTTTATCGGTGGTTAA
- a CDS encoding tetratricopeptide repeat protein: MESVLSAINKALSELAEKDAPSALTKAEVPSVTKSKPWLWLVAGFSLSLAVGGWAVSQSPSYAKQDGLSLPNLADNTLDSSSKPVHQTAEIKHSPTSKVTPDLDEVVYTKPLERAHQVSETVVVKPQEQAQSQVRAQPKSHTPSQAERGVLTNDVQTPAVSVPNAVQKPVLLAQVNHEPKSLPAMVQESSMRIEQVELSHQQLAEKAIIRADKAMDANDMKGALSAFNEALRYQPTNVEARQKLAALYFGKGDTREAYDILQAGINLDVNNQVLRLALSKLLVKANQPEAALSPLVHLPPMPSRDYLAMRAALAQKQKQNDIALESYQLLTQREPENARWWLGLGIQQERAIEFKSAMASYQQALGKVGISNQSQAFIRDRLKLLQQLESAQ; the protein is encoded by the coding sequence ATGGAGTCAGTCTTGAGTGCGATTAATAAAGCATTATCAGAACTTGCTGAAAAAGATGCACCATCTGCTTTAACCAAAGCAGAAGTACCAAGCGTCACAAAGAGTAAACCTTGGCTGTGGCTAGTTGCTGGTTTTTCATTGAGCTTAGCCGTTGGTGGGTGGGCTGTATCACAGTCGCCATCCTACGCAAAGCAAGATGGGTTGTCTTTACCGAACCTAGCCGATAACACGCTAGATTCGTCATCTAAGCCGGTTCACCAAACGGCAGAAATCAAACATTCACCGACGAGTAAAGTCACCCCTGATCTTGATGAAGTGGTGTACACCAAACCACTAGAAAGAGCGCATCAAGTTTCTGAAACGGTGGTGGTTAAGCCTCAGGAGCAAGCTCAATCTCAGGTGCGAGCTCAACCTAAATCGCATACCCCGTCTCAAGCTGAGCGTGGTGTGCTGACAAACGATGTTCAAACACCTGCTGTTTCTGTACCGAACGCGGTGCAAAAGCCGGTGCTATTGGCACAAGTCAATCATGAGCCAAAATCATTGCCTGCCATGGTCCAGGAAAGCTCGATGCGAATAGAGCAAGTTGAGCTTTCTCACCAGCAACTTGCCGAAAAAGCAATAATACGTGCAGATAAGGCCATGGATGCCAATGACATGAAAGGTGCGTTATCTGCGTTTAATGAAGCACTGCGTTATCAGCCAACGAATGTTGAAGCTCGCCAAAAACTGGCGGCGTTATATTTTGGTAAAGGCGACACGCGTGAAGCGTACGATATTCTCCAAGCGGGGATTAATTTAGATGTGAACAACCAAGTGTTGCGTCTTGCGCTGTCTAAGTTGTTGGTGAAAGCCAATCAACCCGAAGCAGCACTGAGCCCACTTGTGCACCTTCCACCAATGCCAAGTCGCGATTATTTAGCTATGCGAGCGGCGCTAGCCCAGAAGCAAAAACAAAACGATATTGCGTTAGAAAGTTACCAACTGCTCACTCAGCGAGAGCCTGAAAATGCACGCTGGTGGTTGGGGCTTGGGATTCAGCAAGAACGAGCAATCGAATTCAAATCGGCAATGGCTTCCTACCAGCAAGCGTTGGGTAAAGTTGGAATTTCAAATCAATCACAGGCGTTCATTCGCGATCGCTTAAAACTCTTACAACAACTGGAGAGTGCACAATGA